One Halovivax ruber XH-70 genomic region harbors:
- a CDS encoding CDC48 family AAA ATPase, with product MKLTVKPLKQKDAGRGLAAIDRASMREIGLENGDYILIQGNGEGRSVARVWPGYPEDEGKGIIRIDGRLRQEAGVGIDDSIAVEAADVNPATSVTVALPQNLRIRGDIGPLVRDKLSGQAVTEGQTVPFSFSFGPMAGSGQSVPLKIAETAPSGTVVITDSTSIQISEKPAEQISSRGEGTEGLPDVTYEDIGGLEGELDQVREMIELPMRHPELFQQLGIEPPKGVLLHGPPGTGKTLMAKAVANEIDAHFETISGPEIMSKYYGESEEQLREVFEEAEENAPAIVFIDEIDSIASKREETSGDVERRVVAQLLSLMDGLEERGRVTVIAATNRVDAIDPALRRGGRFDREIEIGVPDKEGRTEILQVHTRGMPLVDSIDLDQYAENTHGFVGADLATLAREAAMNALRRIRPELDLEEEEIDAEVLETLQVKEVDFKEALKGIQPSALREVFVEVPDVTWDDVGGLEATEERLRETIQWPLDYPEVYDEMDMQAPKGVLMYGPPGTGKTLLAKAVANESQSNFISIKGPELLNKFVGESEKGIREVFEKARSNAPTVIFFDEIDSIAGERGRNSGDSGVSERMVSQLLTELDGLEELEDVVVIATTNRPDLIDSALLRPGRLDRHIHVPVPDEAARRKIFAVHTEHKPLADAIDLDWLAAETEGYVGADIEAVTREASMAATREFINSVDPDEMDDTLGNVRISKEHFEHALAEVSPSVTAETRERYDEIEEQFDSAEPAAAEEDQLGRTFQ from the coding sequence ATGAAACTTACCGTCAAACCATTAAAGCAGAAGGACGCCGGTCGCGGACTCGCTGCGATCGATCGCGCGTCGATGCGCGAGATCGGCCTGGAGAACGGCGACTACATCCTCATCCAGGGCAACGGCGAGGGGCGATCCGTCGCCCGCGTCTGGCCCGGCTACCCCGAAGACGAAGGGAAGGGGATCATCCGTATCGACGGCCGGCTTCGCCAGGAAGCGGGTGTCGGGATCGACGACAGCATCGCCGTCGAGGCGGCCGACGTCAACCCGGCGACGTCGGTTACCGTCGCCCTGCCGCAGAATCTCCGGATCCGCGGCGACATCGGCCCGCTCGTCCGGGACAAACTGAGCGGCCAGGCGGTCACCGAGGGACAGACCGTGCCGTTTTCGTTCTCGTTCGGCCCCATGGCCGGTTCCGGCCAGTCGGTCCCGCTGAAGATCGCCGAGACGGCGCCGTCCGGGACGGTCGTGATCACCGACTCGACCTCGATTCAGATCTCGGAGAAACCGGCCGAGCAGATCTCGAGTCGCGGTGAGGGAACCGAAGGCCTCCCCGACGTGACCTACGAGGACATCGGCGGTCTCGAGGGCGAACTGGATCAGGTCCGGGAGATGATCGAACTGCCGATGCGCCACCCCGAACTGTTCCAGCAACTCGGCATCGAGCCGCCGAAAGGCGTCCTCTTACACGGACCGCCGGGCACGGGCAAGACGCTGATGGCGAAGGCCGTCGCCAACGAGATCGACGCCCACTTCGAGACGATCTCCGGTCCGGAGATCATGTCCAAGTACTACGGCGAATCCGAAGAGCAACTGCGCGAGGTGTTCGAGGAGGCCGAGGAGAACGCGCCGGCGATCGTCTTCATCGACGAGATCGACTCGATCGCCTCGAAGCGTGAGGAGACGAGTGGGGACGTCGAACGCCGCGTCGTCGCCCAGCTCCTCTCGCTGATGGACGGCCTCGAAGAGCGCGGCCGGGTCACCGTCATCGCCGCGACGAACCGCGTCGACGCCATCGATCCCGCACTTCGACGCGGTGGCCGCTTCGACCGCGAGATCGAGATCGGCGTCCCGGACAAGGAAGGCCGCACCGAGATCTTGCAGGTCCACACGCGTGGCATGCCGCTGGTCGATTCGATCGACCTCGACCAGTACGCCGAGAACACGCACGGTTTCGTCGGTGCCGACCTGGCGACGCTCGCCCGCGAGGCGGCGATGAACGCCCTGCGACGTATCCGGCCCGAACTCGATCTGGAGGAAGAGGAGATCGACGCCGAGGTCCTCGAAACGCTCCAGGTGAAGGAAGTCGACTTCAAGGAGGCACTCAAGGGCATCCAGCCCTCCGCCCTCCGCGAGGTGTTCGTCGAGGTGCCGGACGTCACCTGGGACGACGTCGGTGGACTCGAAGCAACCGAAGAGCGGCTTCGCGAGACGATCCAGTGGCCACTCGACTACCCCGAAGTGTACGACGAGATGGACATGCAGGCGCCGAAGGGCGTCCTCATGTACGGCCCACCGGGGACCGGGAAGACCCTGCTCGCGAAGGCCGTCGCCAACGAATCCCAGTCGAACTTCATCTCGATCAAGGGACCCGAACTGTTGAACAAGTTCGTCGGCGAGTCCGAGAAGGGCATCCGCGAGGTCTTCGAGAAGGCCCGCTCGAACGCCCCGACCGTGATCTTCTTCGACGAGATCGACTCGATCGCGGGCGAACGCGGGCGCAACTCCGGTGACTCGGGCGTCTCCGAGCGGATGGTCAGCCAGTTGCTGACCGAACTCGACGGCCTCGAAGAGCTAGAGGACGTCGTCGTCATCGCGACGACCAACCGGCCGGACCTCATCGACTCGGCGTTGCTCCGCCCCGGGCGACTCGACCGCCACATCCACGTCCCCGTTCCGGACGAGGCGGCCCGTCGGAAGATCTTCGCGGTCCACACGGAACACAAACCGCTCGCCGACGCGATCGATCTCGACTGGCTCGCGGCCGAAACCGAGGGCTACGTCGGTGCCGACATCGAGGCCGTCACGCGAGAGGCGTCGATGGCGGCGACTCGCGAGTTCATCAACTCGGTCGACCCCGACGAGATGGACGACACGCTCGGAAACGTCCGTATCTCGAAGGAACACTTCGAACACGCACTCGCGGAGGTCTCGCCGAGCGTGACCGCCGAGACTCGAGAGCGCTACGACGAGATCGAAGAGCAGTTCGACTCGGCCGAACCAGCTGCGGCAGAAGAAGATCAGCTCGGTCGAACCTTCCAGTAG
- a CDS encoding DUF7127 family protein, translated as MTIADTADAQSAMVRTYEYDDSSVVVADLADASAEPAVDVVDGTAIVVLDGRQHEIDLPQEGTVADTFMKNGVLSIELEGTR; from the coding sequence ATGACTATCGCAGACACCGCCGACGCACAGTCGGCCATGGTGCGGACGTACGAGTACGACGACTCGTCGGTCGTGGTCGCGGACCTCGCCGACGCGTCGGCCGAACCCGCCGTCGACGTCGTCGACGGCACGGCTATCGTGGTTCTCGATGGCCGCCAACACGAGATCGACCTGCCCCAGGAGGGAACGGTAGCGGACACGTTTATGAAAAACGGCGTGCTCAGCATCGAACTGGAGGGTACCCGATGA
- a CDS encoding alpha/beta fold hydrolase, which translates to METVTHHDRVTAYRHVDRRDDPDRSDAAGCCFVHGSGATGRVWNGQLPLARDRPITTLDLSGHGDSEDIDARAGYQTLTAYADDVLAVLESTGDRVLVGNSLGGAVAQHLLIERDVDVDAAVLTGTGARLGVLEDLLDWLDNDFERANEFLHEPGRLFLDPDPDVRERSSETMAETGSAVTHRDFLTSHRFDVRDRLGEISVPTLVVYGSGDQLTPPWFHEYLADEIPETTLVEIEDAAHLAMVEQPTAFNEALTSFLTDEIDG; encoded by the coding sequence ATGGAAACGGTCACTCACCACGACCGGGTGACGGCCTACCGTCACGTCGATCGCCGGGATGACCCCGATCGATCCGACGCAGCCGGGTGCTGTTTCGTCCACGGCAGTGGCGCGACGGGTCGCGTCTGGAACGGCCAACTCCCCCTCGCCAGGGACCGCCCCATCACCACGCTGGACCTGAGCGGTCACGGCGACTCCGAGGATATCGACGCGCGGGCGGGCTACCAGACGCTTACGGCCTACGCAGACGACGTCCTCGCCGTCCTCGAATCGACCGGCGACCGCGTCCTGGTCGGTAACTCCCTGGGCGGAGCAGTTGCCCAGCACCTGTTGATAGAGCGGGACGTCGACGTCGATGCGGCCGTCCTGACCGGTACCGGAGCGCGACTGGGAGTGTTAGAAGACCTGCTCGACTGGCTCGACAACGACTTCGAGCGGGCGAACGAGTTCCTCCACGAACCGGGCCGACTCTTCCTCGACCCCGATCCGGACGTCCGGGAGCGCTCGAGTGAAACCATGGCCGAAACCGGCTCCGCCGTCACCCATCGGGACTTCCTCACCTCCCACCGGTTCGACGTGCGCGATCGGCTCGGTGAAATTTCCGTCCCCACACTGGTCGTGTACGGAAGCGGAGACCAGTTGACGCCACCCTGGTTCCACGAGTACCTCGCCGACGAGATTCCGGAGACGACCCTGGTCGAGATCGAAGACGCGGCACACCTGGCGATGGTCGAGCAACCAACTGCGTTCAACGAAGCGCTCACCTCGTTTCTCACGGACGAAATCGACGGGTAG
- the panB gene encoding 3-methyl-2-oxobutanoate hydroxymethyltransferase, translated as MTSVRDLQAKAGTEPITMLTAYDAPTAAIVDDAGVDVILVGDSVANAALGYETTVPVDVDVMAHHVGAVTRATEEAMVVADMPFLSYGADEATGIENAGRMLQQEDADAVKLECGPHTVDLTRRLVELGIPVMAHLGLTPQHVNQYGGYPRQGTDQESAERILELAREHEDAGAFSLVLEHVPSNVAAEVTDAIDIPTIGIGAGPDCDGQVLVFHDAVGMSEWSPSFAKQFGDVKGEMESAVSDYVEAVESESFPAEEHSHEQADLDELY; from the coding sequence ATGACGTCCGTCCGCGACCTGCAAGCGAAAGCGGGGACCGAGCCGATTACCATGTTGACGGCCTACGACGCCCCGACGGCAGCGATCGTCGACGATGCCGGCGTCGACGTGATCCTCGTCGGCGACAGCGTCGCCAATGCGGCGCTGGGCTACGAGACGACCGTTCCCGTCGACGTCGACGTCATGGCCCATCACGTCGGGGCCGTCACCCGGGCGACCGAGGAGGCGATGGTCGTCGCGGACATGCCCTTCCTCTCCTACGGCGCGGACGAAGCGACGGGGATCGAGAACGCCGGTCGGATGCTTCAGCAAGAGGACGCGGACGCGGTCAAGCTGGAGTGTGGTCCGCACACGGTCGACCTCACCCGGCGACTCGTCGAACTCGGTATTCCGGTGATGGCCCACCTCGGGTTGACGCCCCAGCACGTCAACCAGTACGGTGGCTATCCGCGCCAGGGAACGGATCAAGAGAGCGCAGAGCGCATTCTCGAACTCGCGCGGGAACACGAGGACGCTGGCGCGTTCTCGCTCGTTCTGGAACACGTCCCCTCGAACGTCGCGGCCGAGGTGACCGACGCCATCGACATCCCGACGATCGGGATCGGCGCCGGTCCGGACTGTGACGGTCAAGTACTCGTCTTCCACGATGCGGTCGGTATGAGCGAGTGGTCTCCGTCGTTCGCGAAACAGTTCGGCGACGTCAAAGGGGAGATGGAGTCGGCAGTGTCCGACTACGTCGAGGCGGTCGAATCCGAGTCGTTCCCGGCCGAGGAACACAGTCACGAACAGGCCGACCTCGACGAACTGTACTGA
- a CDS encoding DUF5822 domain-containing protein, whose product MPEPVETSTPDGLDYGWVMQMTFVLTIVVGAPIVAILSLPADLPTWGDRVEFAIRVGAVVWLVTSLLVFAYAKRTTDTSGS is encoded by the coding sequence GTGCCAGAACCCGTCGAAACGAGTACACCCGACGGCCTCGATTACGGCTGGGTGATGCAGATGACGTTCGTCCTGACGATCGTCGTCGGTGCCCCGATCGTCGCGATCCTCTCGCTCCCTGCCGACCTGCCGACGTGGGGCGACCGCGTCGAGTTCGCCATCCGCGTCGGTGCTGTCGTCTGGCTCGTCACGTCGCTCCTCGTCTTCGCGTACGCGAAACGGACCACCGACACGTCCGGTTCGTGA
- a CDS encoding acyl-CoA dehydrogenase family protein, translating to MTLTDEQRAVRDVVREFAREEIRPIAREADVTQTFPEEIWDGLAELDLTGLTVPAEYGGYDADPVTASVVYESVAYGSLAVATALSVHGLATSCLRTFGSDAQQERWLPEMADGRPVGAFALSEPHAGSNPADMSTEARRDGDEYVINGEKQWITNGARSGVIILFAKTDREDPNTVTQFLVPKDVDGLTVGEKEDKLGLRASDTTSLTFDDVRIPAENRLTEEGKGLSAAFEILTGGRVAIASQAVGLADHALEEAVSYSQEREQFDGPIADIQSVRHTLAEMATSTEAARQLTRHAARQRAAGTADAPMAASMAKYTASEAAMDVTNDAVQLHGGYGYVTEGEVERLYRDAKITEIYEGTTEIQKTVIARHLLD from the coding sequence ATGACACTCACGGACGAACAGCGCGCGGTTCGGGACGTGGTACGCGAGTTCGCGCGCGAAGAGATCCGGCCGATCGCGCGCGAGGCAGACGTTACCCAGACGTTCCCGGAGGAGATCTGGGACGGCCTCGCGGAGCTCGACCTGACAGGCCTCACGGTCCCCGCCGAGTACGGCGGCTACGACGCGGACCCGGTGACCGCGAGCGTGGTCTACGAGTCGGTCGCGTACGGCTCACTCGCCGTCGCGACGGCGCTATCCGTCCACGGCCTCGCCACGTCGTGTCTTCGGACGTTCGGGTCCGACGCCCAGCAAGAGCGCTGGCTCCCGGAGATGGCCGACGGGCGACCGGTCGGGGCGTTCGCGCTCTCCGAACCGCACGCGGGGTCGAACCCCGCCGACATGTCGACCGAGGCGCGCCGTGACGGAGACGAGTACGTGATCAACGGCGAGAAACAGTGGATCACGAACGGCGCCCGTTCCGGCGTCATCATCCTCTTCGCCAAGACGGATCGCGAGGACCCCAACACCGTCACTCAGTTCCTCGTCCCGAAGGACGTCGACGGTCTCACGGTCGGCGAGAAGGAGGACAAACTCGGCCTTCGGGCGAGCGACACCACGTCGCTCACCTTCGACGACGTGCGGATCCCGGCCGAAAATCGACTTACCGAGGAGGGAAAGGGCCTCTCGGCCGCGTTCGAGATCCTCACCGGTGGTCGCGTCGCGATCGCCTCGCAGGCGGTCGGACTGGCCGACCACGCCCTAGAAGAGGCCGTCTCCTACAGCCAGGAGCGCGAACAGTTCGACGGCCCGATCGCCGACATCCAGTCGGTCCGGCACACGCTCGCCGAGATGGCGACCAGTACGGAGGCCGCGCGCCAGCTCACTCGCCACGCCGCTCGCCAGCGCGCAGCGGGCACCGCTGACGCCCCGATGGCTGCCAGTATGGCGAAGTACACCGCCAGCGAGGCGGCGATGGACGTGACGAACGACGCCGTCCAGCTCCACGGCGGCTACGGCTACGTCACCGAGGGCGAGGTCGAACGTCTCTACCGCGACGCCAAGATCACCGAGATCTACGAGGGGACGACCGAGATTCAAAAGACCGTCATCGCGCGTCACCTGCTCGACTGA
- a CDS encoding HAD family hydrolase, giving the protein MVTHDTLYELYESYDTDSVRAYQTFVDLLPPMDSRVVLEYWDRANAELDRRKERIRSAFDEGETLAGVAATATRDQAFTALDLSTSHGRPVNVLVLDVDETLRSAGGTDNEIPRETLHVLTRFHEAGVPIVICTGQTLENVKGFAIQGLGSELVHSGDLAIVYESGTGVFAPGHGAETKQLLYEALDEPIRAIFEDVRGRVLTEAPADLRRGCHLQGNEFNVTLKPNYEIGSPDARELIDEALGYLLDLLADAVYRQLSATGPDAADGRGAPDLRQQTRAFYADADPEIRRVLERDGTYPGTDAGELSDDHVDVLERIDVAYYEADAAEIGSLELNKVVGVQRALDVLGVTDPFALVMGDSKSDLRVMEWVAENSAGIVAAPNHASTAVLDHVLSTDELVFDRGKSADVLQTIAAMNEFALVSE; this is encoded by the coding sequence ATGGTCACGCACGATACCCTCTACGAACTGTACGAGTCCTACGATACGGACTCGGTACGGGCGTACCAGACGTTCGTCGATCTGCTGCCGCCGATGGATTCTCGTGTCGTCCTCGAGTACTGGGACCGAGCGAACGCCGAACTCGACCGACGGAAAGAACGGATCCGCTCGGCCTTCGACGAGGGTGAGACGCTCGCCGGCGTTGCCGCCACGGCCACGCGCGATCAGGCGTTCACCGCACTCGACCTGTCCACCTCGCACGGACGGCCAGTCAACGTCCTCGTACTGGACGTCGACGAGACGCTGCGGTCGGCCGGCGGGACGGACAACGAGATTCCGCGAGAGACACTCCACGTCCTCACCCGATTTCACGAGGCGGGTGTCCCGATCGTGATCTGTACCGGACAGACGCTGGAGAACGTCAAGGGGTTCGCGATTCAGGGGCTCGGCAGCGAACTCGTCCACTCGGGCGACCTCGCGATCGTCTACGAGTCGGGAACCGGCGTGTTCGCGCCCGGCCACGGTGCCGAGACGAAGCAGTTGCTGTACGAGGCCCTCGACGAACCCATCAGAGCGATCTTCGAGGACGTCCGGGGGCGGGTCCTGACCGAAGCGCCGGCGGACCTGCGTCGCGGCTGTCACCTGCAAGGGAACGAGTTCAACGTGACACTGAAGCCGAACTACGAGATCGGCTCGCCCGATGCTCGCGAGTTGATCGACGAGGCACTCGGCTACCTGCTCGACCTGCTCGCCGACGCCGTTTACCGGCAACTATCGGCGACTGGGCCGGACGCCGCGGACGGGCGCGGCGCTCCCGATCTCCGACAACAAACGCGGGCATTCTACGCCGATGCGGACCCCGAGATCCGACGCGTGCTCGAACGGGACGGCACCTATCCGGGGACCGATGCGGGTGAACTCTCTGACGACCATGTTGACGTGCTGGAGCGCATCGACGTCGCGTACTATGAGGCCGACGCGGCCGAGATCGGCAGTCTCGAACTCAACAAGGTGGTGGGCGTCCAGCGTGCACTCGACGTCCTCGGCGTAACGGACCCGTTCGCGCTGGTGATGGGCGACTCGAAGAGCGATCTGCGGGTGATGGAGTGGGTAGCCGAGAACAGTGCTGGTATCGTCGCGGCCCCGAACCACGCCTCGACGGCGGTCCTCGATCACGTTCTGTCGACCGACGAACTGGTCTTCGATCGGGGCAAGAGCGCGGACGTCCTCCAGACGATCGCGGCGATGAACGAGTTCGCACTGGTGAGTGAGTAA
- the hflX gene encoding GTPase HflX, translating into MRAVIAKRVDSGVPDTSEITDLAEAAGYTVVGECTQTRTADAALQLGEGKVGELATLVAETDATTVIFDNRLGPYQTYNLGQRLPEGAEVIDRFTLILEIFGQRAQTRKAQLQVELAELRYELPRAEAKASLARRDEHPGFMGLGEYDESREEDIKAQISRIRDELAQIEQTEEQRRARRRDSGFDLVALAGYTNAGKSTLLRRLASDLDVDENADLHPDLDATAESEDRLFTTLGTTTRRADIEPRDVLVTDTVGFISDLPHWLVESFKSTLDSVYRADLVLLVVDVSEPIDEIHEKLVTSHDTLYERNEAPIVTVFNKIDRVSDEELAEKRRALSGLAPNPVAVSAREGEGVDRLLGRIDAELPDWEHERLVLPMTDDTMSVVSWIHDNAHVEDVTYGDADVHVSFEARPEIVARARTRAGDLREAAAESA; encoded by the coding sequence ATGAGAGCAGTGATCGCAAAGCGTGTGGATTCGGGTGTTCCGGACACCAGTGAGATCACCGACCTCGCCGAGGCCGCGGGCTACACCGTCGTCGGCGAGTGTACGCAGACGCGCACGGCAGACGCTGCGTTACAGCTCGGCGAGGGGAAAGTCGGCGAACTCGCGACACTGGTCGCAGAGACCGACGCCACGACGGTCATCTTCGACAATCGGCTCGGCCCCTATCAGACGTACAACCTCGGCCAGCGCCTGCCGGAGGGCGCCGAGGTGATCGATCGGTTCACACTCATCCTCGAGATCTTCGGCCAGCGTGCGCAGACGCGAAAGGCCCAACTGCAGGTCGAACTCGCGGAGTTGCGCTACGAGTTGCCGCGTGCGGAGGCGAAGGCGAGTCTCGCCCGCCGGGACGAACATCCCGGGTTCATGGGCCTCGGCGAGTACGACGAGAGTCGCGAAGAGGACATCAAAGCGCAGATCAGTCGTATCCGTGACGAACTCGCCCAAATCGAACAGACCGAAGAGCAGCGCCGGGCGCGACGCCGGGACTCGGGGTTCGATCTCGTCGCGCTGGCGGGCTACACGAACGCCGGCAAGTCGACGCTGCTTCGACGCCTCGCGAGCGATCTGGACGTCGACGAGAATGCCGATCTCCATCCCGACCTCGACGCGACCGCCGAATCCGAGGATCGGCTGTTCACGACGCTCGGGACGACGACCCGCCGAGCCGACATCGAGCCTCGCGACGTGCTGGTCACCGACACCGTCGGGTTCATCTCGGATCTGCCTCACTGGCTCGTCGAGTCCTTCAAGTCGACGCTGGACTCGGTCTACCGGGCCGACCTTGTGTTGCTCGTCGTCGACGTCAGTGAACCGATCGACGAGATTCACGAGAAACTCGTCACCAGTCACGACACGCTCTACGAGCGCAACGAGGCGCCGATCGTGACGGTCTTCAACAAGATCGACCGGGTGAGCGACGAGGAACTCGCCGAAAAACGACGCGCCCTCTCCGGGCTCGCACCGAACCCGGTCGCGGTGAGCGCCCGCGAAGGCGAGGGCGTCGACCGATTGCTCGGTCGTATCGACGCGGAACTTCCCGACTGGGAGCACGAACGGCTCGTCCTTCCCATGACCGACGACACCATGAGTGTCGTCTCCTGGATCCACGACAACGCTCACGTCGAGGACGTCACCTACGGCGACGCGGACGTCCACGTCTCGTTCGAGGCCCGCCCCGAGATCGTCGCCAGGGCGCGAACGCGGGCGGGCGACCTGCGAGAGGCCGCTGCCGAGTCCGCCTGA
- a CDS encoding ribosome assembly factor SBDS — translation MISLDEAVTAQLETHGERFEVLVDPDAALAIKRGEFDGELEDVIAAEDVFENASRGDRPAESALEEVFETTDPLEIIPEVIERGEIQITAEQRREMQEQKRKNLITRITRNAVNPQMDNAPHPPERIESALEEAGFQVDPMEPVEGQVDDALDELRPVIPIRFEEVTLAVSLPAEYAGSAQAKVRQFGDLEREEWQADGSWVGVLTFPAGLQNDFYDLVNEHTSGEAETRVVKDKDDLNTR, via the coding sequence ATGATATCACTCGACGAGGCAGTGACGGCGCAACTCGAGACACACGGGGAGCGCTTCGAGGTCCTGGTCGACCCGGACGCGGCACTCGCCATCAAACGTGGCGAGTTCGACGGCGAACTGGAGGACGTGATCGCCGCGGAGGACGTCTTCGAGAACGCATCGCGAGGCGACCGGCCCGCAGAGTCGGCACTGGAAGAGGTCTTCGAGACGACGGACCCGCTCGAGATCATCCCCGAAGTGATCGAACGCGGGGAGATTCAGATCACGGCCGAACAGCGCCGCGAGATGCAAGAACAGAAGCGAAAGAACCTGATCACGCGCATCACGCGCAACGCGGTCAATCCACAGATGGACAACGCGCCCCACCCTCCGGAGCGTATCGAGAGCGCCCTCGAGGAGGCGGGGTTCCAGGTCGATCCGATGGAACCCGTCGAGGGGCAGGTCGACGACGCTCTCGACGAGTTGCGGCCGGTTATTCCGATTCGGTTCGAAGAGGTGACGCTCGCGGTGTCCCTCCCGGCGGAGTACGCCGGGAGCGCTCAGGCGAAGGTCCGTCAGTTCGGTGATCTAGAGCGCGAGGAGTGGCAGGCGGATGGCTCGTGGGTGGGTGTCCTCACCTTCCCCGCTGGCCTCCAGAACGACTTCTACGACCTGGTGAACGAACACACGAGTGGCGAAGCCGAGACGCGGGTCGTCAAGGACAAAGACGACCTGAACACGCGGTAG
- the psmA gene encoding archaeal proteasome endopeptidase complex subunit alpha encodes MQGQAQQQAYDRGITIFSPDGRLYQVEYAREAVKRGTASIGIRTSDGVVLAVDKRIPSPLLEDSSVEKIHKADDHVGIASAGHVADARQLIDFARRQAQVNQLRYGEPIGVEGLTKEITDHIQQYTQVGGARPFGVALIVGGIENGEPRLFETDPSGTPYEWKALAVGADRGELQDYLEEHYDDEAELDDGISLALDALASVNDGSLLPSEVGLATVDVETETFDVFDQDRIADKLEDTDLLADPDAEDDDE; translated from the coding sequence ATGCAGGGACAAGCCCAACAGCAGGCCTACGACCGTGGCATCACGATCTTCTCACCTGATGGTCGACTGTATCAGGTCGAGTACGCCCGTGAGGCCGTCAAGCGCGGAACGGCGAGTATCGGCATCAGAACGAGCGACGGCGTCGTTCTCGCCGTCGACAAGCGCATTCCGTCGCCGCTTCTCGAGGACTCCTCCGTCGAGAAGATCCACAAGGCCGACGACCACGTCGGCATCGCGAGCGCCGGCCACGTGGCCGACGCCCGCCAACTGATCGACTTCGCCCGCCGCCAGGCCCAGGTCAACCAGCTGCGCTACGGCGAACCCATCGGTGTCGAGGGGCTGACGAAGGAGATCACCGACCACATCCAGCAGTACACGCAGGTCGGCGGCGCTCGACCGTTCGGCGTCGCGCTGATCGTCGGCGGGATCGAGAACGGCGAGCCGCGACTCTTCGAAACGGACCCGTCCGGCACGCCCTACGAGTGGAAGGCACTCGCGGTCGGTGCCGATCGCGGCGAACTGCAGGACTACCTAGAGGAACATTACGACGACGAGGCCGAACTCGACGACGGCATCAGCCTCGCACTCGACGCACTGGCGTCGGTCAACGACGGTTCCTTGCTTCCCTCGGAAGTCGGCCTCGCGACGGTCGACGTCGAGACCGAAACGTTCGACGTCTTCGACCAGGATCGTATCGCGGACAAACTCGAGGATACGGATCTCCTCGCCGATCCTGACGCCGAAGACGACGACGAGTAG
- a CDS encoding class I SAM-dependent methyltransferase: protein MKRTVDEHAARFDEVAGEYDDSKTPEYRACADLVVEHAAPSSDDVVLDLGTGTGAIALALAGEAKRVVGRDVSEGMMDEARSKAADAGIENTSFGHGTFRDPAYEGPASIVVSNFAMHHLNDAEKREAIERIAASDPDRFVLGDVMFFGEPDPEEPFYAPEVDDPATVGHLVDVLTDVGFVVTAAERVHDQVGVLVAERPWSDETVA, encoded by the coding sequence ATGAAACGGACCGTTGACGAACACGCCGCCAGATTCGACGAGGTAGCCGGCGAGTACGACGACTCGAAGACGCCCGAGTACCGCGCCTGTGCCGACCTCGTCGTCGAACACGCTGCCCCCTCGTCCGACGACGTCGTTCTCGACCTCGGCACCGGAACGGGAGCGATCGCACTGGCGCTCGCGGGGGAGGCGAAACGTGTCGTCGGACGAGACGTTAGCGAGGGGATGATGGACGAAGCTCGATCGAAAGCTGCCGACGCCGGGATCGAGAACACGTCGTTCGGTCACGGCACCTTCCGTGACCCGGCCTACGAGGGGCCGGCGTCGATCGTCGTCTCGAACTTTGCGATGCACCACCTGAACGACGCCGAAAAGCGCGAGGCGATCGAACGGATCGCGGCGTCCGATCCCGATCGATTCGTTCTCGGTGACGTGATGTTCTTCGGCGAGCCGGACCCGGAGGAACCGTTCTACGCGCCCGAAGTCGACGATCCGGCGACCGTCGGCCACCTCGTCGACGTCCTGACGGACGTCGGGTTCGTGGTGACGGCCGCCGAACGGGTTCACGACCAGGTCGGCGTCCTCGTCGCCGAACGCCCATGGTCCGACGAGACCGTTGCATGA